A genomic window from Lotus japonicus ecotype B-129 chromosome 1, LjGifu_v1.2 includes:
- the LOC130739037 gene encoding F-box/kelch-repeat protein At3g23880-like encodes MPPPLLLDDNLLMEILSWLPLKPLKQVRCVCKFWNSLITSPQFAKLRQQRSADICLMFGYPDIDSGQYSASSCSVSSFLENHSRIVAASRHEPQLRPLNKKYLFAEYRFIGTCYGLISLLNVLYDLLDQKYCYRISLWNPTLNSISQEWQPLYSVEKRTFGFGYDYFSNTFKVVAVNRTQMMEVYNMGGNSWRSIKSSYAFPNTQQEQDGVYLSGTLNWVGLRDIVSFDLGKENWAQLSLPRCRNSFDITTLGILRDCLCVFYYSSNQHLVIWQMKKFRVHDSWTQIMKFDYTRSSFPLYKALVPLFMSDNDDVVLLSEAQVQGRSHRGGLPVLRAPESFRYSVLLCIFFF; translated from the coding sequence ATGCCGCCGCCGCTGCTTCTAGATGACAATCTCCTCATGGAAATCCTGTCATGGCTTCCGCTCAAACCTCTCAAGCAAGTCAGGTGCGTCTGCAAGTTTTGGAATTCACTCATTACCAGTCCTCAATTCGCTAAACTGCGACAGCAACGATCAGCAGATATCTGCTTGATGTTCGGATACCCCGACATTGATTCCGGTCAGTACAGTGCCTCATCTTGTTCTGTAAGTTCGTTTCTGGAAAATCATTCACGCATTGTAGCAGCAAGTCGACATGAACCCCAGCTTAGGCCATTGAACAAAAAGTACCTCTTCGCTGAGTACCGTTTCATCGGAACCTGCTACGGGTTGATCTCTCTTCTCAACGTCTTATATGATCTTCTGGATCAAAAATATTGTTACCGGATCAGTTTATGGAACCCAACTTTGAACTCAATTTCTCAAGAGTGGCAACCTTTATATAGCGTAGAAAAACGTACTTTTGGGTTTGGCTATGATTACTTCAGTAACACGTTTAAGGTTGTGGCTGTTAATAGGACACAAATGATGGAAGTTTACAACATGGGTGGTAATAGTTGGAGAAGCATTAAGTCCTCCTATGCTTTTCCTAATACACAACAAGAGCAAGATGGAGTATACCTGAGCGGTACTCTTAACTGGGTAGGACTTCGCGACATTGTTTCCTTCGATTTGGGGAAAGAGAACTGGGCACAATTGTCACTACCACGATGTCGCAACTCATTTGATATCACAACTCTTGGGATTTTGAGGGATTGCCTATGTGTATTTTATTATTCGTCGAACCAACATCTTGTGATTTGGCAAATGAAGAAGTTTAGAGTACACGATTCTTGGACTCAGATCATGAAGTTTGATTACACACGTTCTTCTTTTCCATTATATAAAGCATTGGTTCCACTTTTCATGTCTGATAATGATGATGTCGTGTTGCTGTCGGAAGCTCAAGTACAGGGGCGGAGCCACAGGGGTGGCTTACCGGTGCTCCGCGCCCCCGAGTCTTTTCGATATTCAGTTCTACTATGTATATTTTTCTTCTAG